From Triticum aestivum cultivar Chinese Spring chromosome 4A, IWGSC CS RefSeq v2.1, whole genome shotgun sequence, a single genomic window includes:
- the LOC123085989 gene encoding NADH-ubiquinone oxidoreductase chain 2-like has product MGILFIAVGFLFKITAVPFHMWAPDIYEGSPTLVTAFLSIAPKISISANMSRVSIVASYGGTLQQIFFFYSIASMILGALAAMAQTKVKRPLAHSSIGHVDYIRTGFSCGTIEGIQSLLIGIFIYASMTIDAFAIVLALRQTRVKYIADLGALAKTNPIFAMTFSITMFSYTGILPLAGFCSKFYLFFAALGCGAYFLAPVGVVTSVIGRWAAGRLP; this is encoded by the coding sequence ATATGTGGGCACCTGATATCTATGAGGGTTCACCCACCCTGGTGACTGCATTCCTTTCTATTGCGCCTAAAATCTCTATTTCTGCAAATATGTCACgtgtttctattgttgcttccTATGGGGGTACATTACAACAAATCTTCTTTTTCTACAGCATTGCTTCTATGATCTTAGGAGCACTGGCCGCCATGGCCCAAACGAAAGTCAAAAGACCTCTAGCTCATAGTTCGATTGGACATGTAGATTATATTCGTACTGGTTTCTCATGTGGAACCATAGAAGGAATTCAATCACTACTAATTGGTATATTTATTTATGCATCAATGACGATAGATGCATTCGCCATAGTTCTAGCATTACGGCAAACCCGTGTCAAATATATAGCGGATTTGGGCGCTCTAGCCAAAACGAATCCTATTTTCGCTATGACCTTCTCCATTACAATGTTCTCATACACAGGAATACTCCCGTTAGCCGGCTTTTGTAGCAAATTCTATTTGTTCTTCGCCGCTTTGGGTTGTGGGGCTTACTTCCTAGCCCCAGTGGGAGTAGTGACTAGCGTTATAGGTCGTTGGGCGGCCGGAAGGTTGCCATGA